The nucleotide window TGCAGGTGCACTTGGTAATCCCGGCTGAGCAACCGTCCACACCGAGAGTAATAGTATCATTGCTAAACTTGCGAGTATTGTGATAAATATCTTCATGAATCTGTCCTTTTATAATTACTTGATGAGCGTCATTTGACGAGTGATTACTTGGCTACCCGCTTTCAAACGGTANTAGTAGATACCACTGGCTTGATCGGCTGCATTCCATGTTACTTGGTAGCTGCCGGCTGTTTTCGTCTCATTAATGAGCTGGGCTACTTTTTGCCCCATCACATTGTATACCGTTAACTGTACAGGACCGGCTTCGGCTACACTGTAGCGAATGGTTGTACTTGGGTTGAACGGATTTGGATAGTTTTGCTGAAGCACAAAGCGATCTGGAGTGTCTTCACGTTCGTTGCTTACAGAAGTACCAGGGTCCATTGTAATGGTAAAGCGAGGCTGACTTCCACTGCCTTTGGCTTTTACCGCTGGAGCTTCAATACCTGTACTTGCTAATTTCTGATTCGTACCAGCCACATTAAAGGTATATGAGGATTGTGCTCTAAGATCAATACTAGCACCTGTTAACTCATCGGTTAACATAATAGTCCACGATTGCGGAATGTTCTTCCACTCTGGCCAGCTAAGCGTAAACTCTCCACTAAGACCTGCATCATGAAAATCTAGTTGATAAAATTGAACCCCTTCAGGGCTGAATGAGCGTGCATCTTGCACTAAGTATTGATCTCCCTCTCCAAAGTTATTTACGAAGGAAATGTAAGGTGAGCCATTCAGTGGCTGAAGCTTAGAACCATCAAATTGGTCATAGCCTTCATTAGCATGAGAAGAGTAATACAGTTTAGTAGAAAGATCTTTATAGCCTTCTCCTTCCACCGCTAAATCAATTCTTCTGAAATTATTCGTGGCCTTATTAAAGGTGCGGATATCTGCTGCGGAATCTACTTTCGCAGAGGCTGGGATAGTCAATTCAGTAGCATTGGTAACAATTGCTTCGTCTCTTTCTAAAAAGAATCCCTGCCATGCACTTAGTTCAAGATCTTCACCTAGATTGTATGTTTCGTAAGATGCATTCGCATCACTCCATACATTAATGGTAGTTTTTAAACCTCCAAATAAAATACCTAATCCTGCACCATTTCCAGAGATATCGTCTAACTCTATATTTGATTTATAGGGGTTACCTACTAAAGTAAATCTATCAGATAAACTAACCTTAACATCAGCA belongs to Balneola vulgaris DSM 17893 and includes:
- a CDS encoding T9SS type A sorting domain-containing protein, yielding MRDKILCAIVFALLLSVSSGQAQTQLDPGDVAIVAVQADVNDSVHIAVLKDLDTGTEFFITDKGVKANGTSLYSSEGIIKYTAPSAISAGTILSFGENSENVAPFSSVSGSFQLVNSGSDQVIIFQTLGTDTTYLSAVNLAKNTWDADATTTSTSALPKGLVNGATAVALGQDASTAYATAWYSGTTPTGTVAAIDLAANDSTNWTRQNSTAGFSPLTSALTVSSDPSVIIHGDAGWRMLSMPITSGNVSDVSDDSPVQGIGGGSDATADASFYFNPASSGSGTDGWMEPINVTTTWGDGRGFIMYFYDNTTNGSSELPVALDASGSEPGADVKVSLSDRFTLVGNPYKSNIELDDISGNGAGLGILFGGLKTTINVWSDANASYETYNLGEDLELSAWQGFFLERDEAIVTNATELTIPASAKVDSAADIRTFNKATNNFRRIDLAVEGEGYKDLSTKLYYSSHANEGYDQFDGSKLQPLNGSPYISFVNNFGEGDQYLVQDARSFSPEGVQFYQLDFHDAGLSGEFTLSWPEWKNIPQSWTIMLTDELTGASIDLRAQSSYTFNVAGTNQKLASTGIEAPAVKAKGSGSQPRFTITMDPGTSVSNEREDTPDRFVLQQNYPNPFNPSTTIRYSVAEAGPVQLTVYNVMGQKVAQLINETKTAGSYQVTWNAADQASGIYXYRLKAGSQVITRQMTLIK